One region of Acropora muricata isolate sample 2 chromosome 13, ASM3666990v1, whole genome shotgun sequence genomic DNA includes:
- the LOC136895882 gene encoding uncharacterized protein isoform X2 yields MFFLTLVAGCVGIVTSSCSQKAFTKAGKNCVASFYGELRKNPKHDCQLFLSERLTPCVENIVEKCKNVTDKANLEIMMSRAHNITSQKSYLCEDGMLNSFKNFKSRDCPERALQKAMKCTQSFHKKFREDKGSSSLCRKFTKARECIVRALQRCEKSATVEATLEMFRDSYNPHCPGGRDRRLTPRWLLKPYGDCTEREYSLKTRSCISSFVRALQNQPKKHCRLAFMKKYYFCTKNIAFVDCHKDATKFERRTLQRLFLSTRAYEEQKFCNGINFKLSYPRKIQQHCEKAYVRVKEACESNYVATYLKNKSDESLCRKYADAKRCAKNATLSMCNVTQEQLDDIDFIYDTFNPFCSQSVDPPIQDASSKGIPREFPENNPKEPVALARRREASILNEGIFFGAKPCSYLLVLVILLMAAIS; encoded by the exons atgtttttcctAACATTGG TTGCAGGCTGTGTAGGGATCGTCACCTCCTCTTGCTCACAGAAGGCATTTACAAAAGCTGGTAAAAACTGTGTTGCCAGCTTTTATGGCGAACTCAGGAAGAATCCCAAACACGATTGCCA GCTCTTTTTGTCGGAGCGGTTGACACCTTGTGTCGAAAACATCGTCGAGAAATGCAAGAATGTAACCGACAAAGCAAATCTAGAAATAATGATGTCAAGGGCTCACAATATCACCTCCCAAAAGAGCTATCTCTGCGAGGATGGAATGCTGAATTCGTTCAAGAATTTCAAGTCTCGCGACTGTCCAGAGAGAGCACTTCAGAAAGCCATGAAATGCACGCAGTCTTTTCACAAGAAATTTCGTGAGGATAAGGGAAGTTCTTCCTTGTGCAG GAAATTCACAAAGGCAAGGGAATGCATTGTGCGAGCATTACAAAGATGCGAGAAAAGTGCAACAGTGGAGGCAACCTTGGAGATGTTTCGAGATTCCTACAACCCTCATTGTCCCGGGGGACGAGACAGGAGATTAACAC CAAGGTGGCTCCTCAAGCCATACGGCGACTGCACAGAAAGAGAATACTCGCTCAAAACAAGAAGTTGCATTTCTAGTTTTGTGCGTGCCCTCCAAAACCAACCCAAGAAACATTGCAG GTTGGCGTTCATGAAAAAGTACTACTTTTGTACAAAGAATATCGCCTTTGTGGACTGCCATAAGGATGCCACAAAATTCGAAAGGAGAACTCTCCAAAGGTTGTTTCTTAGCACTCGAGCTTATGAAGAGCAGAAGTTTTGCAACGGTATTAATTTCAAGCTCTCCTATCCAAGAAAAATCCAACAACATTGTGAGAAGGCCTACGTTAGAGTGAAAGAGGCATGTGAATCGAACTACGTGGCCACATACTTGAAAAATAAATCGGACGAAAGTCTTTGCAG AAAATATGCAGACGCAAAACGTTGCGCCAAAAATGCCACTCTCAGCATGTGCAATGTTACCCAAGAGCAACTGGATGACATTGACTTCATCTATGATACCTTCAACCCGTTTTGCTCACAGTCTGTGGATCCTCCTATCCAAGATGCGTCTTCAAAAGGTATCCCGCGGGAATTTCCTGAAAACAATCCCAAAGAGCCCGTGGCTCTTGCAAGAAGACGAGAGGCTTCCATTTTGAACGAAGGAATTTTTTTTGGCGCAAAGCCTTGCAGTTATTTACTTGTCTTAGTGATTCTGCTCATGGCAGCAATTTCCTGA
- the LOC136895882 gene encoding uncharacterized protein isoform X1 — MVKTLEMTRANLLRVFLCVAGCVGIVTSSCSQKAFTKAGKNCVASFYGELRKNPKHDCQLFLSERLTPCVENIVEKCKNVTDKANLEIMMSRAHNITSQKSYLCEDGMLNSFKNFKSRDCPERALQKAMKCTQSFHKKFREDKGSSSLCRKFTKARECIVRALQRCEKSATVEATLEMFRDSYNPHCPGGRDRRLTPRWLLKPYGDCTEREYSLKTRSCISSFVRALQNQPKKHCRLAFMKKYYFCTKNIAFVDCHKDATKFERRTLQRLFLSTRAYEEQKFCNGINFKLSYPRKIQQHCEKAYVRVKEACESNYVATYLKNKSDESLCRKYADAKRCAKNATLSMCNVTQEQLDDIDFIYDTFNPFCSQSVDPPIQDASSKGIPREFPENNPKEPVALARRREASILNEGIFFGAKPCSYLLVLVILLMAAIS; from the exons ATGGTTAAAACGTTAGAAATGACGAGAGCGAACTTATTGCGAGTTTTCTTATGCG TTGCAGGCTGTGTAGGGATCGTCACCTCCTCTTGCTCACAGAAGGCATTTACAAAAGCTGGTAAAAACTGTGTTGCCAGCTTTTATGGCGAACTCAGGAAGAATCCCAAACACGATTGCCA GCTCTTTTTGTCGGAGCGGTTGACACCTTGTGTCGAAAACATCGTCGAGAAATGCAAGAATGTAACCGACAAAGCAAATCTAGAAATAATGATGTCAAGGGCTCACAATATCACCTCCCAAAAGAGCTATCTCTGCGAGGATGGAATGCTGAATTCGTTCAAGAATTTCAAGTCTCGCGACTGTCCAGAGAGAGCACTTCAGAAAGCCATGAAATGCACGCAGTCTTTTCACAAGAAATTTCGTGAGGATAAGGGAAGTTCTTCCTTGTGCAG GAAATTCACAAAGGCAAGGGAATGCATTGTGCGAGCATTACAAAGATGCGAGAAAAGTGCAACAGTGGAGGCAACCTTGGAGATGTTTCGAGATTCCTACAACCCTCATTGTCCCGGGGGACGAGACAGGAGATTAACAC CAAGGTGGCTCCTCAAGCCATACGGCGACTGCACAGAAAGAGAATACTCGCTCAAAACAAGAAGTTGCATTTCTAGTTTTGTGCGTGCCCTCCAAAACCAACCCAAGAAACATTGCAG GTTGGCGTTCATGAAAAAGTACTACTTTTGTACAAAGAATATCGCCTTTGTGGACTGCCATAAGGATGCCACAAAATTCGAAAGGAGAACTCTCCAAAGGTTGTTTCTTAGCACTCGAGCTTATGAAGAGCAGAAGTTTTGCAACGGTATTAATTTCAAGCTCTCCTATCCAAGAAAAATCCAACAACATTGTGAGAAGGCCTACGTTAGAGTGAAAGAGGCATGTGAATCGAACTACGTGGCCACATACTTGAAAAATAAATCGGACGAAAGTCTTTGCAG AAAATATGCAGACGCAAAACGTTGCGCCAAAAATGCCACTCTCAGCATGTGCAATGTTACCCAAGAGCAACTGGATGACATTGACTTCATCTATGATACCTTCAACCCGTTTTGCTCACAGTCTGTGGATCCTCCTATCCAAGATGCGTCTTCAAAAGGTATCCCGCGGGAATTTCCTGAAAACAATCCCAAAGAGCCCGTGGCTCTTGCAAGAAGACGAGAGGCTTCCATTTTGAACGAAGGAATTTTTTTTGGCGCAAAGCCTTGCAGTTATTTACTTGTCTTAGTGATTCTGCTCATGGCAGCAATTTCCTGA